aggaccagtgttctatccactatgcaactcaattttgtattttatattgaatGTTACTCTGTAAGTTTTGTTGTTCTGTGTTCTTTATATCAACCCAAAGCTTCTTTTTCTGAACATGGAAGCAGCTGAGGAGTTCAAAAGTTCAGTCTCCCTCTCGGAAGTTAGATATTTAACATTTAAGTTTTCCATAACCACTGCCAGTTAAAGACAAACTGTTATCTCAGCTTCACCTTCAAGGTTTCTGTGTTATCCTTGAGAAGTGGACTAGCTGATCCCTTTCCAGGTTTAACCTCCTCAGCCTTAGCCTTGAAAAAGGTGGTTTTATCTAGTCCCCAGGTGCCAGTTAGTTTATGTCTCTGGTCCATATCAGTGACCTCGGGGTGCAGCTGCGATCATATATTCACTAAAGCTTCCTTAGAAGACAGAGATAGTCTTCATTTCCCAGCTGTATTGTGCCCACTATCTTTCATGTAATTAGTCTGAATGCTTTCTTTGGTTCAGAAACTTTGACTTGCCATTGAGCTGTTGTAATGACTGGTAGCACCTTTTTAAATTTCACAGATGCATCTACCACCAACATTTTTCTATCAGATCCTGTATTTGAGGCAGTACAAATAATAGTCAAAGGAACAATGACAATGATTAGAAATTCACTTAGGAATAACGGCATCAGGAATAACATCTGGCATTTTCTAGAGTGCTctgagatttgcaaagtactttccatAAAGTAGTCATGGAACAGGATTGTCTGGCAGAACTCAGGCTCACATTCAGGGCAGGAAACTTGACATTTTACAACATCAGACACAGATTGTGTGTTTATGAAGTCAGAAAGCTTGTCTGTCTTAACTTGGCTTTATGCACAACAATTCTGCATACAACTAGGAACTTCCAACATTCAGAACCCGTTGCACCTCCTTTTTATACCTGGGGAGATGTTTGTTCAGGTGAATTGAATCTAATCCAGTCTCCCTCCCTACAGATTCTAATTGGCTGTGCCAATGGAACTGTGAAATGCTTCAGCACAGAAGAAGGCAAGTTCCTGAGGAGCAGGTCCTGTCCAGGAGGAGAAGGGACTTATCGGGGACTTGCAAAGCATGATGGGTAAGGACCTCCAAACTCTaccccctttcttccctttttcaccCCCAGTACTGGCTTCAGTCCAGGCATTCTCTCCTCTTCAACAGACTTGGAGTTCAGTTACCTGCCTCCCCTGCCCCCCATCCCAGCAGATCCTGGTCCTGGAGTTCCTGGTCCAGTACTTTAGGATCCTAGTTAGCCCCTGACCACATATGGCTATTGGGGGGATGTATCAAGAGCCTTTCTTAGAACTGGGCTAGGGAGAAGAGGCAAAGGAGGGAGGCGAGGGACTTCAGATGAAGAGTAGAGGCCATACAGTGGGGTACAGCTTGGCAGAGCTTCCTTCTGGGGCTCAACTAAAGTCTGTCCATTACCTCGTTTGTTTTTTGCTCCCGTTTGTTTCTGCAGCTGCCTCATTACTTGTGTGGAGTCTGGGATACTCCGAATCTGGCCTGAAGACTCTTCTGAACATGTGAgggcttttcttttcctttattgatTTAGGAAAATCGTTTTGGTGATTGTTTTGATTTAGGTTTTGTTATAAGCAAATATCCAGAtgtttaaacaaaaataaaggatgTGTGAAGTTTGAAATTGCTATTATTTAGGGAATTTGCACATAATTTAAATCGTGTAGCCTGACTACTTTTAACAAGTGGCAACACAATCATTTGGGAGTTCCGGTCCCCCCCCCCTTGCCCCTTCAGGGCATTTTCCAGGAGCTGTTGCTGGTTTTTCAACATGGTTATTATTAGCATCATCATTCTCATTAGGCAGTTTCTTTCTTCAGTCTCTTTCCCGTTTGTCTTCCTGGATTTCTTTGTTCTTCACAGCTCATTTCCTAAACTGCATTTCTATTCCATGACAGTTTGAGGCACATTTTACAGGACAATACATTTTGCTCTAAATCTTTCTACAAAGTCAGGTGTTTTTATACTTTTAACAAAGAAAGGACTTTCTTGGGATGGATAAAGCTATGTTTCTTTCCCAAAAGGGTCAAACAGATCaaccttgtttctttttttaaaatagaattttatttattcatttatttattgtgaTTAACAAAAAGCTCCTCTTTCCCCATTTGAGAGGTAAGGGTGTAAAAACCCTTGTTATAATTAGCATAGACAAGCAAAACAGATTACATAAAAATACCTGTTTGCTCCTGCATCTTGAGTCCATCCCTATTATCAGGAAATGAACAGTTTGCTGTTCCATCATTGTTCCTCAGGGATTTTGTAGTTGGTTGGTCATTTGCATCCATCagtgttttttaaatctttttaaaataactctacAGTAAAAGTTATGATTGTATAAGTTATTCTCTATTTCCTAATCTTGGAAatttcagatttctctgaaacagtccatttcatcatttgtaaaggTCCAGTACTATTCTGTATAATCACATCCTGTAATTTGTTAAACTatttcattccccagttgataagaCATCCCCTTAGTTACCCATTCTTTGTCATGCAGAAAAGAGCTTCTGtaaatatctttgtaaatatgggcccttttcctttatttgatctctttggggtatagaatCAGTATATGGGAAGTTCAGTTCTTTGAGAACTGAGCTCCAAATCCTTTCCCCAAAGGAATGGTCTAATCCATGTGAGGTTTTCCCCTCATAACAAGTTTATGATCAGTTCTGAAAGCAGCTTCATCTTGTCTGTGCTTATCCCCAGAgaggattcttttttgttttttttttttttttggtcttttttgaggCAGTgagatgaagtaacttgcccaaagtcacacagctagtaattttcaagtgtctgagactggataggaactcatgtcctcctgactccactgtgccacacagATGCTCCCCAGATAAGATTCTTGGCTGCCTTTAAGACTAGACCATAGTATTTGAAGGTGGAAGGGACTTGCCTCTAGCTTGCTCATTCTACAGAGCAGGAAACAAACCCAGAGAGAGGCTGTGATTTCCCCTGGACACACTGGTGTTAAGTGGCATTCAGACCCCAGCTCCTTGGATCCAATCCAATCTCAAACCCTCCCATGAACTGCCCTTTTGTATTAGGAACTTTATAGTCATTGAAGATGAGCCAGACCTTCCCTGGCAGGTAAGCTGCCTGGTCTTCTCTCATCTTTTGGCTCCTTTTGGGTCCTAAGATGCCTCCCTACCAGGACGACTTATCCACTTTATGGGCCTTTTTGTCACAGATCAAAGAACTCAGTGTGGGTCCAGGTGTGTGCAGGATGCGCCAGGACCCTGATCGACCCCACATAGTAGCCACTGGTGGGAAGGAGAATTCGCTGAAGGTCTGGGACCTGCAGACATCATCCCAGGAGCCCATATTCAAAGCTaagaatgtgagtgatggagtcACGGCAGGGGATGTCAAGCTGGATGCTGAGGGGCAGGGGGCAAGAGGGGAGATCATAGGAGGGTCTCCAGTGTCACTGTAGGGCAATCAGAAGTGGACCTGACCCATGTGTCCCCTGTCTAGGTCCGCAATGATTGGTTAAATCTCCGGGTTCCCATCTGGGACCAGGACATCCAGTTCCTCCCAGGGTCACAGAAGATTGTCACATGCACTGGACATCACCAGGTGAGAAAGTAGGAGGGACGACCCCCAGTGATCAACTGGATGGCCAGTCACTAGTGTCCAGCATTTTTGCTGGCCTTCACTGCTGCTCCAGGCCTTCATCTCCCAATCAAGCAGCACATTTATTAAACTGATTTCTGGGCAATTTGCTTGGCAGTTTGCTCAGATGGGGCCTACAAGTAACAAAAATGCACCAATTTAGAGAAGGAGGGCGCCCACCAACAGAGGGATAATCTAAGATTTCCTTTTTATGGGGGAAGTAGAGGGGGTGGGCATGGAGGGTGGCCTTCCAGGCTTGAAGGATGATCCTGCCAATACATGGAGATTGGAAAGAGAAGAGTGCTTTCAGGaaagaatgttttgttttggatGTGTCAAGTTGAAAATATCTTGGATTACCCAGTTAGAAATTCTCAGCAGGTAGTTGTTGAGAGACTAAAAGGCAAGAGAAAGGTGGGGTTAGCATAAATAAAACTTATGAAATCTTCCATCTAGAGTGGGAAGAAACTCCCAGCCCTTTTTGTTCAGCCCCTTCATTCTGTCAAAGAAGCTGAATCCTAGAAGCTTTAAAGGACTTGCTATTGtgaaaggcaggatttgaactgttTCGTTGACACCAAAGCCACTGTACCATGGAGCTTTCTTCACTGAGACTTGTGCCTCCTATTAAACCCTAAATTCCTTCATCTCCTTGAATGTTTGTATATTGAGACTGTTGTGGCTCATATTCCTTTGGAGCTGGAGCTCCCATTTCTTTGCTTCCAACTGTTCTCCCACATCTTCGAAGGTATGAGCTTCCTTGGCCCCATTCCAAAATGGTTATattcaactccaccaacagtgctgCTAGCCTGCCTCCTTCCAACTCTATTCCTAGTTTTGGTGGCTTGGTCAGTTGGCTCATATTTAAACCAAACTTCAGGGATGTTCTGGTCTGTATTTCTTAAGACTGCTTTCCTCTGTAGTAATGAATAGCTGGCGATTCTTTGGGGAAATTTCTTCCTATCTCTTGACTGCTTATCTCCTGGGAAATGGCCTCTggcctactttaaaaaaaattttttttttttttgaaaattaagtgttgggtcggctaggtggcgcactggccctggagtcaggagtacctgggtccaaatccggtctcagacacttaataattacctagctgtgtggccttgggcaagccacttaaccccatttgccttgcaaaaacctaaaaaacctaaaaaaacaattaagtatttttttttaaattaagccgTTTCCCCTAGTCCTCCTCCAGGTACAAACTTTGCCAGCAAAACAAATTGAAATCTGGCAGGCATGGCCaagaataatagctagcatttatatagtgctttaatgttttcaaaatactttacaaattttatcattatccccattttaaagatgaggaaactgaggtagcagTTAGGTAATTTGCTCAGGGTTTCACAATTAGTACATAtctctagatttgaactcaggtcttcctgacctagTATTCTGTCCATCACTGTCTCATTGCCTCGCCAtctctacattttaaaatttaacatatgTCAGGGTACTGGTATGTTTgatcttcattctttttgtaaTCTTATTATGTggatcagaattttaaaatctttcaatatttttatctgtaaagttattttggggttttttatttcTGCTCATTTTCTATCAGTTCACAAAGCTCTTACTGGTTTCCTCCAGAATTGTCTATTTGATCATTTCTTACAAGGTATCTTTTATTACATTTAGTTGCCAGTTTCTTTAGCCATTCTGTTTCCAAATCTTAACTGCCATGAAAAGAGAAGCTCTAACTTTTTGGTTAGAATCCTTCATTGCTTTCCCCAATAGCTGAACCTTCTATCAAACATTCCTCATTTTCTTTGGCATCGTTGCCATTCTGATAGGGGCATAGGGGCCACCTGATAggtagttgctttaatttgcatttccccatTTGTTAACTTCAGATAAAGTATGATTATTGACAGCTTAGATTTACTTTGAAAAATGTCTGATTGGATTCGATGAGTGTTGATGCTTGGGGAAATggctcttataaatttgaatcacttCCTCGTATATCCGAGAGATGAGACTCTTCTCAGAGAAACTTGATTTTTACCTCTCTTCTAAATTTtacattaactttttaatttgtaataatcaaaattatcaccCATGTAGTCGTTAAGTCTTTCTCCattcatattttctgtttttgaaaggcaatggggttaagtgacttgcccaaggtcacatagttggtaattaacgtgtctgaggccagatttgaactcaggtcctcctgattccatggtgggtgctctatccactgcaccacctacccttGCTTctccattcatcttttttttttaattttttttttagattttgcaaggcaatggggtttaagtggcttgcccaaggccacacagctaggtaattgttaagtgtctaaggtcagatttgaatgcaggtattcctgactccaaggctggtgctctattcactgtgccacccagccgcccctccattcatctttaaagtaatttctgtctttctcccaatttgattaacttttttttaatagtgagGCCATGGACTGTATTTGGAGCTTATTTTCTTGTGAGGCTGGTAAAATCTAATTTGTTTCATAAGTTTCcctgcagtttttgtcaaatatgaGTTTTCCTCCTAGTAATTGGTGTCtctggcttttttaaaaataaagtgctaTTGTATATCTTATTAGTTTCACTTATGTCTTTAAAAACCATTACTGAATTaatgattattgctttgtaatGTGTCTGAGGATCTGATACTGGTAGACTACCTTCCTtgccatttttcaaaaaattcttgaAGTTCTCGACCTTtggggggcagcttggtggtgcaatggataaagcagtagccccagagtcaggaggacccatgttcaaatctgacctcagatacataatttCCTACCTGTGCAaaccttgagcaattcacttaaccccattgccctgcccaaaaaaaaaaaaattgtccttttgttcttccatattaacttgatttttttctgacattCTCTTGAGAGAGCAACTTTGTCAGTTAAttaatgtcatttttataatactgGCTTGACCTCTCCAAGAATTTGTTTCATCAGTTTTGTAGGCCCTTTTGTATTGTGTTTTATCTTTAGAATTAGAGTCTCTGAGGGGCTCTTAGGAAATTGATTAGgatttccttttagtttttgttttggattttcttggttaTATGTAGAAATTCTGATTATGTGGGCTGTATTTTATATCCTCTAATTTTGCCGACATTAATTCAGTTTTTAGTCGATTCTTGGATTTTCTAAGAGCATATCTGCAAAGAGTAGTAATTTAATATTCTTTGTCTAGAATTCCCttaatattttggagaaagttaCTGCTTATAGCAAACACTGTTAGCAAAGTGTTAAGTAGTACAACTGTATTAATAATGAGCGCCCTTGcttgagggcagttaggtggtgttgTGGGtaaagtgccaggcctagagttcCAGAGGACCCAGGTTTCAAGCTGGCTTCAGAcatctgggcaaatcatttaaccacctaggtggtgcagtgggtagagtgctgccCATGgagtcagtaaaaaaaaaaaccatagtaAAAGATTGAGATTCTGTACCAAACTCTCACTCTTGGGTCTCTCTGCCTCTTCTGAACCAGATAGACTGGTGGTCCTCCAGTTTTCACGAGCACTGAAGACAGCCTCTCAGACTGACTTGAAGGTGCTTTGTTTTTATGAATACAAGATCTTCTCTGTTCTGCTTTCAGTCTGAACTGTTCCCTCCAGTAGAGAACAGTGCATGCTCCTCTTCAGGCTGGTTTGTTCCACTGCTCACCCCATCTCGTGGTCCCTGATTAGATTTCACCATGGAATGGCCTGTCTCTTCCCCCACAACTCAGTGTTCATTGGTAGGCCAGAGACACAAGTCTGGAGAGCTGGAATGGGAGTATATAAGATGTGTGGTTGGACAGACAAATTCTGGGTCTCCAGAGGATCCTGGAGTTGACAAAATTGATCcaacttttccttctccagcccctttttcagatgaggaaactgagctcagAGAACTAGGTATATCTAAGGGTTCATTAGGCTTTACAGCCCTAACGTCCAAGTGCTCTTTCCTCTTCATACCACATTAACATCCCAATTTCCTTCCAGGTTCGAGTGTATGACCCATCCTCCCCACAGAGGCGGCCTGTCCTGGAAACTACCTATGGAGAGTATCCCCTGATGGCAATGACCCTCACTCCAGGGGGCAAGTGAGTGATGGGGAATGGGGTACTTGGGGGACTCTGGGTGTGAAGGAGATTTTGAAGTCCACCTCTCATCAATCCCTGTCTGCTTTCTGGTCTCCTTTCCAAAGCTCTGTGGTCATCGGGAACACCCATGGGCAGCTAGCTGAAATTGACCTTCGGCAAGGTGAGTTGGGCAGAGGGGCCACGAGAAACTGGGAGTCTGGGGCAGAGGAAGGATAGGCCAGGGAGTGGTGGCTCCTTCACCCTTCCTCTTCACTCTCCTTcaaatactcccccccccccccactccccagggCGCCTGGTTTGCTGCTTGAAGGGTCTGGCAGGCAGCGTCCGAGGCCTGCAGTGTCATCCGACTCAGCCCATTCTCGCTTCCTGTGGCCTGGACCGAGTTCTGCGGGTCCATCGACTTCGGGAACCTCGAGGATTGGAGCACAAGGTGACTGCAAGCAGACGCACATCCCATCCCTCACTCTAGACTTCTCTTCAACCCTTCCCACCTAGTCCAGAACAATCTTGCCTCAGGCTTCTGGGGGGGGGCTAAGGGAGGGGCCTGGCGAACCCACTTTCAACTTCCCTCCTGTTCCCCAATTGTCTCCTTCAGGTTTATCTCAAGTCAAGACTGAACTGTCTCCTGTTATCAGGCAGAGACAACTGGGAGGTGAGATCAGCCTCATCCAATCTCATTTATTTGTTAGCaacttggtggtggtggtgctgggcAGTAAATAGGAAACACGGAGGGGTATTTAGAGGGAAGGGTCTGAGCTGGGGGGGGCCTTTAGTAGAGATTAGTGAGAGACAGCTGCTGGTGTGATCTGAGGAGCCCTCCTCCCCCATACTTATTGCCCATGTGGAAAAATCACGAGTTCACCTGAATCGGGGTGCTTTGCTTCTGgacttgggcatgtcactttacctttgcctcagtttccttaactgtaaagtgCTGCTGGTGGTAGTGATACCCCGGCTTGGTgcttgtgaagatcagatgagagtTGGCTCAGCACCCAGCTTCTCCCTGCCTCGGTTTCCTTCCTCCGAGACCCCTTCCAGCCCAGAGCTGGGATCTCGAGTCTTGGGCAATCACAGGCCCTGAGCTGGTGCTGTGGGGGCAGACCGGGGCTGTGAcctgggggggggtaggggaatTGGAGAGGCTTGGCAGAGAGGGGGGCTCCCGGGCCGGGCCTCCCAACCCTCCGCCTTCACCCCCCAGGATGCGCCCAGAACTCCCGGGCCGGCCCCCTCCGAAGAAGCCCAGGCCGACGAGTTGTGGGATTCGCTGGAGCCCGTGGTGGCCGGGGCCAAGAGGAGGCACAGCGCCCCGGGGCCCGGCCCCGGGGGCAAGAAGCAGCCGCGGCCCGGGGCGCCCTCCCCCCTGGCCCCCCTGTGCAAATAAAGACGTCCCGCAGCCCGAGCCCTGCCTCCTCCTTGGGGTTCCacggccggggggcggggggcgctgAGGTCACAAAGGCCGGCGAGGGGGCGGGGCGATGGCCGCCTGGACTCGGGGCCTCCGGTGGGGTCATGGGCTGCGCCAAGTCCAAGAAGGGCAAAGATGAGCCGGACTCGGGGGAGGCCATGGAAGGTAGGGGCGGCCGGGGGGCCGCGGCGCTgtcccggggccgggccgggggggaGCCCGGGGCGGGCCCGGGCCGCGGCGCCCGGCCCCCCGCTCCCGGCCCCTCCCCCCGCAGGAGCCAGCCGCCTGGGGTCGCGCCGCTCCAACGACAGCCTGATCATCACGGTGCTGTGGCGCCGCCTGTCCCTCTTCAGCCGCCGGGACTCGCGCAAGCGCTCCTCGGCCGTGGGCTCGGGCGCGGGCGGCAGGGCCGAGGCGCGGCCCCAGGGCGGCCCCGAGGCGCCGCGGGAGCCGCCGCTGCCGGAGCTGGACCTGGACCTGGACCTGGACCTGGACCTGGACCCCGACCCCGACCCCGACCCCGCCGCCGGGCCCCGGTgaccccgccccgccccgccccccccggAACAGAGAATAAACGTGGAGATCTGGAGCCGCGAGACGCCGCCTGCCTCGCCGTGGGGGGCGGGCCTCAGTTTCCCGGCAGGGAAAAGGGGGGACGGCCGGGCGGCGCAGCCGGCCCGGAGCCCTTTAAGGCGCCTCGGGAAGTGACGTCACGGGGGCGTGGCGCCGCGGGCTTCTTAGAGGAGGAAAGGCGGGGTTCCGccggccggggggcggggcggcgggaGGGGGCGTGACTTCCGGCgccggcggggggcggggcgacGCGCTGCCGTCATCTGGGGCGGGGCCGCGCCTAGGTGACGTGTCAGCCTCTGGTCTCTGGTCCCGTTTCTCTGGCTCGGTCCCCGGGGAAGAAGCAGTACCAgtccgggcggcggcggcggcggcaggagGCAGCGACGCGGAGGTAGGAGGCGCCCCGGACGAGGCCGGGCAGGACGCTGGGGGCCCGGGGCGGCCGGCTGCCGATGGGGCGGGGATGGGGGGGCGGCCGACTCCGGGAGCCAGGACACTTCTGCCGGTCCAGGCGCTGGTGAGAGACGTCTCCTCCGCCCAATCAGAACGTCGCACGGTGAGAAAGACAACGGAGGCGGCCAATCGTTGCCCGAAACCGCGAGGGGGCGGGGTTTGGCCTGGGGCGGGACTTCCGATGGCGGATAAACATTTTGgaggggacccccccccccagcggCGTCCTGGTCTCCTGGGATCCCCGGAACAttatccctcccctcccctcctgcctCTCCCCATCCCGAGCCCTCCTCCGGCCCCTAGACAGCCCCCTGTCCACCTCCCCCTGCCCCTGGGTGATTCTCCCCCCTTTGACTTCCCCCATTCTCCTGCCCTTTCTGGTCCCTGCCCTCCCCTTTtgttccccctcctcctccagcccccctttctcctctcctcgtctctcccctccttcagctccccctctttctcctcttcatttcccccctcctttcccattcccctcccttttcctttctttcctccctcacctcttttctccccctcttccctcctttctcttctttctccctcacttccttcctttcccttctcttctggtTCCCTCTcgtctccctcccttcttccccccccatcTATCTGCTCTCTCCCCCCATTcactttccattctttcttccccttctgcCCTCCCAGGTGTGGTAGCTAGGTCACAAGGAGCCCCAA
The Macrotis lagotis isolate mMagLag1 chromosome 3, bilby.v1.9.chrom.fasta, whole genome shotgun sequence genome window above contains:
- the WDR74 gene encoding WD repeat-containing protein 74 isoform X2 yields the protein MAASARWNHVWVGSETGILKGVNLVRKQAVNFTEAAGRPRREEEILIGCANGTVKCFSTEEGKFLRSRSCPGGEGTYRGLAKHDGCLITCVESGILRIWPEDSSEHIKELSVGPGVCRMRQDPDRPHIVATGGKENSLKVWDLQTSSQEPIFKAKNVRNDWLNLRVPIWDQDIQFLPGSQKIVTCTGHHQVRVYDPSSPQRRPVLETTYGEYPLMAMTLTPGGNSVVIGNTHGQLAEIDLRQGRLVCCLKGLAGSVRGLQCHPTQPILASCGLDRVLRVHRLREPRGLEHKVYLKSRLNCLLLSGRDNWEDAPRTPGPAPSEEAQADELWDSLEPVVAGAKRRHSAPGPGPGGKKQPRPGAPSPLAPLCK
- the WDR74 gene encoding WD repeat-containing protein 74 isoform X1, producing MAASARWNHVWVGSETGILKGVNLVRKQAVNFTEAAGRPRREEEVSALCWADAAESQILIGCANGTVKCFSTEEGKFLRSRSCPGGEGTYRGLAKHDGCLITCVESGILRIWPEDSSEHIKELSVGPGVCRMRQDPDRPHIVATGGKENSLKVWDLQTSSQEPIFKAKNVRNDWLNLRVPIWDQDIQFLPGSQKIVTCTGHHQVRVYDPSSPQRRPVLETTYGEYPLMAMTLTPGGNSVVIGNTHGQLAEIDLRQGRLVCCLKGLAGSVRGLQCHPTQPILASCGLDRVLRVHRLREPRGLEHKVYLKSRLNCLLLSGRDNWEDAPRTPGPAPSEEAQADELWDSLEPVVAGAKRRHSAPGPGPGGKKQPRPGAPSPLAPLCK
- the WDR74 gene encoding WD repeat-containing protein 74 isoform X3, whose translation is MRVNLILIGCANGTVKCFSTEEGKFLRSRSCPGGEGTYRGLAKHDGCLITCVESGILRIWPEDSSEHIKELSVGPGVCRMRQDPDRPHIVATGGKENSLKVWDLQTSSQEPIFKAKNVRNDWLNLRVPIWDQDIQFLPGSQKIVTCTGHHQVRVYDPSSPQRRPVLETTYGEYPLMAMTLTPGGNSVVIGNTHGQLAEIDLRQGRLVCCLKGLAGSVRGLQCHPTQPILASCGLDRVLRVHRLREPRGLEHKVYLKSRLNCLLLSGRDNWEDAPRTPGPAPSEEAQADELWDSLEPVVAGAKRRHSAPGPGPGGKKQPRPGAPSPLAPLCK